From the genome of Acropora palmata chromosome 4, jaAcrPala1.3, whole genome shotgun sequence, one region includes:
- the LOC141878731 gene encoding uncharacterized protein LOC141878731, translating into MSQENVPTTSQEVNSQEMAMHFGLPPPEPLDLSGGNISENWKKFKQKFTNYEIATGINKKESATRVATLLTVIGKDAIDVFNTITWDVEGDDTKIDKVIQKFEEHCEPKKNVSYERYKFFSRAQESSETIDQYVTVLRKLSETCEFGTLRNSLIKGRIVLGVSNCKTRERLLRVRELTLEKALDVVRSAEMTEKQLQELESDSSVHGIGKEKSKSALKKQLSDKEEKSPPNKTFNCRNCGTRHGARECPAYGKTCHNCQRQNHFQNMCRSRKKVHGLEEETKEHHSNTSLFVGAVTTKVEVQNDECFVMLPVQGHVTRLKLDTGSQVNTLPVEELKKIIGSNPCMDPCTHKLVSYSDDKLTVLGTARLPVECKANVEKELTFHIVDTNQPGLLGLRSSQDLGLIKVVMMTNAEEEQAKLDVDVKSDKSPQRLKEEVMQKYANVFTGLGRLEKPYHIEVDPTVTPVVNPTRTIPAALRDRVKTELEDMEKRGVIRKVEEPTDWVSSMAIVEKPDGSLRICLDPRRLNKAIRKRTFPTPYH; encoded by the coding sequence ATGTCACAAGAAAACGTGCCTACAACAAGTCAAGAGGTAAACTCACAAGAAATGGCTATGCACTTTGGCCTTCCACCTCCGGAACCACTTGATTTAAGCGGCGGTAACATCTCCGAAAATTGGAAGAAGTTCAAACAGAAGTTTACTAATTATGAAATCGCCACTGgaataaacaagaaagaaagtgcGACTAGAGTGGCCACGCTGCTAACAGTCATCGGCAAGGATGCTATCGATGTTTTCAACACGATAACGTGGGATGTAGAAGGTGATGACACCAAGATTGACAAGGTAATACAGAAATTCGAAGAACACTGCGAACCAAAAAAGAATGTTAGTTACGAAAGATACAAATTCTTCTCAAGGGCTCAAGAGAGCAGCGAAACTATCGACCAGTATGTAACTGTACTTAGAAAATTGAGTGAAACCTGTGAATTTGGAACACTAAGGAACTCTCTTATCAAAGGTCGAATTGTGCTTGGTGTAAGTAATTGCAAGACGAGGGAAAGATTGCTCAGAGTACGAGAACTGACCCTTGAAAAAGCTCTAGACGTGGTTAGATCAGCGGAAATGACAGAAAAGCAGCTTCAAGAACTAGAAAGTGACTCATCAGTACATGGTATTGGCAAGGAGAAGAGCAAATCTGCCCTCAAGAAGCAGCTCTCAGACAAGGAGGAAAAATCACCTCCAAACAAAACTTTTAATTGCAGAAATTGCGGAACAAGACATGGTGCGAGAGAATGCCCCGCGTATGGAAAAACTTGCCACAATTGCCAGAGACAGAATCATTTCCAAAATATGTGCAGGTCACGAAAGAAAGTTCATGGGCTTGAAGAAGAAACCAAAGAACACCACAGCAACACAAGCCTGTTTGTTGGAGCCGTCACCACCAAAGTTGAAGTTCAAAATGATGAATGTTTTGTGATGTTGCCAGTGCAAGGACATGTTACACGACTTAAGCTAGACACGGGATCTCAAGTCAACACCTTACCTGTCGAAGAACTCAAGAAGATAATTGGAAGCAACCCATGCATGGATCCGTGTACACATAAACTAGTCAGCTACTCTGACGACAAGCTAACAGTTCTTGGCACGGCAAGACTGCCTGTGGAGTGCAAAGCAAATGTAGAAAAAGAGTTGACATTCCACATAGTTGACACAAATCAACCAGGATTATTGGGACTCAGGTCTTCTCAAGACCTGGGTTTAATCAAAGTGGTGATGATGACTAACGCAGAGGAGGAACAAGCCAAACTAGATGTCGATGTGAAAAGTGATAAATCCCCACAGCGACTGAAAGAGGAAGTCATGCAGAAGTATGCAAATGTTTTTACTGGATTGGGCCGTTTGGAGAAACCTTACCACATCGAAGTAGACCCCACAGTGACGCCGGTTGTGAACCCTACCAGAACGATACCAGCAGCTCTAAGAGACAGGGTAAAGACAGAGTTGGAAGACATGGAGAAACGTGGAGTTATTCGTAAAGTAGAGGAACCCACCGACTGGGTGAGTTCTATGGCCATCGTTGAAAAGCCTGACGGAAGTTTGCGCATCTGTTTGGATCCCAGACGTCTAAACAAAGCCATTAGAAAGAGAACATTTCCAACTCCCTACCATTGA
- the LOC141880054 gene encoding QRFP-like peptide receptor: MKEVGIGAIFFTVLYGLTIVTSLVGNTLLMYIVCKRPEVRSLNSFMFVNMAVADLLVTAVIMPSSIVFLHTESAWAITGIFGEITCRMLHYVGHVNLAASILCLVVMAVDRYYAIISPLNRDHLWFRNAKIVSPVIWFVAMTLVSMTLVFYDLDEYNDCLYDFYIFGSDYGTILHPFYFLFIFVTIYIIPLVIISLLYAKIAHKIWFHRTPGHPVSESQLRREVITKRKVVRMLIVIVATFAVCWLPAQVFHIVLAIESWDIDVPPNIQRAAFWCAHANSAINPWLYLTLSGNIKSAFSKMVSEDFRGETKCRSQRASRYAIDTMDSKQKEEAPL; the protein is encoded by the coding sequence atgaaagaagtggGGATTGGAGCTATTTTCTTTACAGTGCTGTATGGCCTGACAATCGTGACATCTTTAGTGGGAAACACGCTCCTCATGTACATCGTCTGCAAAAGACCTGAAGTACGGTCACTTAACAGCTTCATGTTTGTCAACATGGCGGTGGCTGATTTACTGGTGACTGCCGTTATAATGCCGTCGTCAATTGTATTTTTGCATACCGAAAGTGCCTGGGCCATTACTGGAATTTTTGGCGAGATCACATGCAGAATGCTTCACTACGTAGGTCACGTAAATCTTGCGGCATCAATTCTGTGTCTTGTAGTCATGGCAGTTGATCGTTACTACGCAATTATCAGTCCTTTAAATCGCGATCATCTTTGGTTCAGAAACGCCAAAATCGTCTCTCCAGTGATCTGGTTTGTGGCAATGACTTTGGTGTCCATGACATTGGTTTTCTATGACCTAGATGAATACAATGATTGCTTGTAtgatttttacatttttggaaGCGACTACGGGACCATATTGcatccattttattttttgttcatatttGTCACCATTTACATTATTCCGTTGGTTataatttctcttctttatgCAAAAATCGCTcacaaaatttggtttcacCGAACGCCTGGGCATCCAGTTTCTGAAAGCCAGCTGCGACGAGAGGTTATCACAAAAAGGAAAGTCGTTCGAATGCTCATCGTGATTGTCGCTACGTTTGCAGTTTGTTGGCTACCGGCACAGGTTTTCCACATTGTCCTTGCAATCGAAAGTTGGGACATAGACGTCCCTCCAAACATTCAGCGTGCAGCCTTCTGGTGTGCCCACGCAAATAGCGCAATCAACCCGTGGCTCTACCTGACATTAAGCGGCAACATAAAATCAGCGTTTTCGAAGATGGTTAGCGAAGATTTCAGAGGAGAAACGAAATGTCGGAGCCAAAGAGCCTCGCGGTATGCAATAGATACGATGGACAGCAAACAGAAGGAAGAAGCGCCTTTGTAA